AGCTTCGGCTTTGACACGGCGGTCAATACCGCCATGGAGGCGATTGACCGCCTGCACACCACGGCCGAGAGCCATCACCGCGTCATGGTGGTGGAGGTGATGGGGCGCGAGGCCGGCTGGATCGCCCTGCAGGCCGGCGTGGCCGGCGGCGCCGACGCCATCCTCATCCCCGAGATCCCGTTCCATATCGAGCCGCTGGTGCGGCAGGTTGAGAGCCGGCGGGCGCGCGGCGCCAAATTCAGCATCGTGGTGGTGGCGGAAGGGGCATATCCCGCCGGCGGGAGTCCCGTCTATCAGGACACCGGCGATCCCATCGCCGGCCCGCGTCTGGGCGGCATCGGCGCCGTCGTGGGCCGGGAGCTGGCCGGCCGGCTGGACATGGAGGTGCGCGTCACGGTGCTGGGGCACATCCAGCGGGGCGGTTCACCTAGCGCCTTCGACCGGGTGCTGGCCTCGCGCTTCGGCTCGGCAGTGGTGCACCTGATCGCCGGCGGATACATCGGGCACATGGTGGCCCTGCAGGGCGCACAGGTCACCCATGTGCCTATTGCGGAGGCTATCGCACAGCCGCGGCGCGTCGTGCCGGACAGCGACCTGGTGCGCACGGTGCGCAGTCTGGGCATTTGTTTGGGAGACGCCAATCTGCGGCCGGCTCACTTCAGATAGCGGTCGAAGAACTGGATGGTGCGCCGCATTGCCATCGGACAGCTTCATAAGCGTATCCGCTTTTTGCGAAAATCCCCGCCGGTGGTATAATAGCTCTGCATTGAAATGGTGCCGCTGACCGGCGAGGCGCCGGCAGTGAGCCGTTGATCATGACGCTGTACCAGCAGTCGCTTGGATCGGCACGCGACCGAGACGACGCCATATCCAGTGAGATGCCGGAAAGGCGCCCACAGTCGTGTGCTGTGGGCTTTTTTGTTGCGCTGGGGGCCTGGGCATGGATGACATCCTGATTCGTGTGGAAGACCTGCATTTCGCCTACCGCGCCGGCGAGCCGGACGCTGTGCCGGCGCTGAACGGCATCTCCCTGACCATCCGCCGCGGCGAGTACATCGCCATCGTCGGCCATAACGGCTCGGGCAAATCCACCCTGGCCCGCCATTTCAACGCGCTCCTCCTGCCCACTCGCGGCAAAGTGTACGTCCAGGACATGGACACCTCTGACCCCCGCCACACCCTGGACATCCGCCGCATCGTCGGCATGGTTTTCCAGGACCCGGATAATCAGATTGTGGGCACATTGGTGGAAGAGGACGTGGCCTTTGGGCCGGAGAATCTGGGGGTGCCCCAGCCGGCGCTGGCCCAGCGCGTGGAAAAGGCCCTGCAGGCCGTCGGCTTGTGGGAACTGCGCCACCGCCCACCCCATTTGCTCTCCGGCGGACAGCGCCAACGGGTCGCCATCGCCGGCGTCCTGGCCATGGAGCCGGCCTGCCTGGTGCTCGACGAGGCTACCAGCATGCTGGACCCGGCCAGCCGCGCCGAGGTGCTCCAGGTGGTGCGGCGACTGCATGCCGCCGGCACGACCATCATTTCCATCACCCATTTCATGGAGGAAGCCGCCCTGGCCGAACGCATCATTGTGCTGGCCGGCGGGAGGATCGCGCTGGAAGGCTCGCCGCAGGAGGTCTTCTCCCAGCGGGAGCGCCTGCGCGAACTGCGGCTGGTGCCCCCGACGCCGGCGCAGTTGGCCGAGGCGATCCAGGTTCGCAGTGGGGTGGCGTTCTCCCCTCTGCCGCTGACGCGCGAGGCGTTGGTCGAGGCGGTGCATGCCCATGCGGTGTCCGTGCCGGCGGGAGGGCGGCTATGACCGAACCGCTTATTGCGATTCGCGATCTGCACTATACCTATCTCCCCGGCACACCCCTGCAGGCGGTGGCCCTGCGCGGCGCGTCCATGGAGGTGTATGCCGGCGAAATCATCGGCCTCATCGGCCCTGCCGGCGCCGGCAAATCCACCCTGCTCCAGCATTGCAACGGTCTCCTGCGCCCGACGGAACCCGGTCACGTCATCGTGGATGGGCAGGACCTGGCCGACCCCACAGTGGACCTGCGCCGCCTGCGCCAGATGGTGGGCATCGTCTTCCAGCATCCGGAGCGCCAGCTTTTCGAGACCCTGGTGGGCGATGACATCGCTTTCGGCCCGCGGCAGTTGGGGATGTCCCGCGAGGAGATCCGCCGGCGCGTGGAATGGGCCATGCGGGTTGTCGGCCTGGACTTCGATACATTCGTGGACCGCCCCACCGCGGCCCTCAGCGGCGGGGAGCGCCGCAAGGTCGCCATCGCCGGCGTGCTGGCCCTGCGCCCGCGCGTGCTCATTCTGGACGAGGCCTCGGCCGGGCTGGACCCGCTGACGCGCGAGGAATGGCTGGAGCAGGTGCGCCGGCTGAACGCCGCAGAGGGCATGACGGTCATCGTGGTCTCCTCTGACATGGAGGAGATCGCGGCCCTGGCCGGCCGGGTCTATGTCATGGCGGAGGGACGCATGGTGGATGAGGGTACGCCGGCGGAGGTCTTTGCCCACAC
This genomic interval from Anaerolineae bacterium contains the following:
- a CDS encoding 6-phosphofructokinase, whose product is MRQPISRIGVLTGGGDCPGLNAVIRAVVKTAVYEYGWEVIGIEDGFEGLILPDKTRRLDIADVRGILPRGGTILGTTNRANPFAYPVRTPAGTWERRDVSAQVLERLNGLGINALVVIGGDGSLHIAQRLLEMGAPVVGVPKTIDNDIGLTDVSFGFDTAVNTAMEAIDRLHTTAESHHRVMVVEVMGREAGWIALQAGVAGGADAILIPEIPFHIEPLVRQVESRRARGAKFSIVVVAEGAYPAGGSPVYQDTGDPIAGPRLGGIGAVVGRELAGRLDMEVRVTVLGHIQRGGSPSAFDRVLASRFGSAVVHLIAGGYIGHMVALQGAQVTHVPIAEAIAQPRRVVPDSDLVRTVRSLGICLGDANLRPAHFR
- a CDS encoding energy-coupling factor transporter ATPase, whose translation is MDDILIRVEDLHFAYRAGEPDAVPALNGISLTIRRGEYIAIVGHNGSGKSTLARHFNALLLPTRGKVYVQDMDTSDPRHTLDIRRIVGMVFQDPDNQIVGTLVEEDVAFGPENLGVPQPALAQRVEKALQAVGLWELRHRPPHLLSGGQRQRVAIAGVLAMEPACLVLDEATSMLDPASRAEVLQVVRRLHAAGTTIISITHFMEEAALAERIIVLAGGRIALEGSPQEVFSQRERLRELRLVPPTPAQLAEAIQVRSGVAFSPLPLTREALVEAVHAHAVSVPAGGRL
- a CDS encoding energy-coupling factor transporter ATPase, encoding MTEPLIAIRDLHYTYLPGTPLQAVALRGASMEVYAGEIIGLIGPAGAGKSTLLQHCNGLLRPTEPGHVIVDGQDLADPTVDLRRLRQMVGIVFQHPERQLFETLVGDDIAFGPRQLGMSREEIRRRVEWAMRVVGLDFDTFVDRPTAALSGGERRKVAIAGVLALRPRVLILDEASAGLDPLTREEWLEQVRRLNAAEGMTVIVVSSDMEEIAALAGRVYVMAEGRMVDEGTPAEVFAHTDLLNSLGLGQPVTSWVLGELGRRGYDVDPYAIRFEETVEELCRILRS